One region of Carbonactinospora thermoautotrophica genomic DNA includes:
- a CDS encoding helix-turn-helix domain-containing protein, producing MSGSGEIQDFADRLRGLRERSNRSYEALARRAGCSSSALHRYCSGAGVPSEWSVVERFAKACGATREELLELQQAWSRAYAARDLLRSPARDGAAAKDGTAARDDAPARDDAAARDDAAARDGE from the coding sequence TTGTCAGGATCGGGGGAAATTCAGGACTTCGCCGACCGGCTGAGGGGGCTCAGAGAAAGGTCCAACCGCAGCTACGAGGCGCTGGCTCGGCGGGCGGGATGCAGCAGTTCGGCGCTGCACCGCTACTGCAGCGGTGCCGGGGTGCCCTCGGAGTGGTCGGTCGTGGAACGTTTCGCCAAGGCGTGCGGAGCCACCCGGGAGGAACTGCTCGAGCTGCAGCAGGCGTGGAGCCGGGCCTATGCCGCCCGCGACCTGCTGCGCTCGCCGGCCCGGGACGGCGCTGCGGCCAAGGACGGCACCGCGGCCCGGGACGATGCCCCGGCCCGGGACGATGCCGCGGCCAGGGACGATGCCGCGGCCAGGGACGGCGAGTAG
- a CDS encoding penicillin-insensitive murein endopeptidase, protein MSALSRTRLSRVPASMAMAAGLVAACVAGLAAPPAQAAADTVSAQARVQAFFPTQNLHNRGTDVAAIQYLLKARGQQVTVNEHFDAGTATAVKAFQRSQGLPADGIVGPQTWGKLVVTVRAGSRGPAVQAVQHELNQKRRAGLPVNGVFDSRTTAAVKALQSAVGLPADGVVDATTWKYLTWHYEQPNSPYTCGYRTADKRWGTAAAVAQTEWAASQVAGRFGKVAIGDLSLRYGGGYGGHRSHRVGLDVDLRPMRDNNDQCRSGTTWRQAAYDRAATRELVKALRATGHVKVIFFNDPQLIREGLTRHWKGHDDHLHVRFCEKVHPNAAYRC, encoded by the coding sequence ATGTCCGCCCTTTCGCGTACCCGGCTGAGCCGGGTACCCGCCTCGATGGCCATGGCGGCGGGTCTGGTCGCGGCCTGCGTCGCAGGCCTGGCCGCCCCGCCCGCGCAGGCGGCGGCCGACACCGTTTCGGCCCAGGCCCGGGTGCAGGCGTTCTTTCCCACGCAGAACCTGCACAACCGGGGTACCGACGTGGCCGCGATCCAGTACCTGCTGAAGGCCCGGGGCCAGCAGGTCACCGTCAACGAGCACTTCGACGCGGGCACGGCGACCGCGGTCAAGGCGTTCCAACGCTCCCAGGGCCTGCCGGCGGACGGCATCGTCGGCCCGCAGACGTGGGGCAAGCTCGTCGTGACTGTCCGCGCCGGGAGCCGCGGGCCGGCTGTCCAGGCCGTGCAGCACGAGCTGAACCAGAAGCGCCGCGCCGGACTCCCCGTCAACGGCGTGTTCGACTCCCGGACCACCGCGGCGGTCAAGGCCCTGCAGTCCGCAGTGGGGCTGCCCGCGGACGGCGTCGTCGACGCGACCACCTGGAAGTACCTGACGTGGCACTACGAGCAGCCCAACAGCCCGTACACCTGCGGCTACCGGACCGCCGACAAGCGATGGGGCACGGCGGCAGCGGTCGCCCAGACCGAATGGGCGGCGAGCCAGGTCGCGGGCCGCTTCGGCAAGGTCGCCATCGGGGACCTCAGCCTGCGTTACGGAGGCGGGTACGGCGGTCACCGCAGCCACCGCGTCGGCCTCGATGTGGACCTGCGACCGATGCGGGACAACAACGACCAGTGCCGCAGTGGCACGACGTGGCGACAGGCCGCCTACGACCGCGCCGCCACCCGGGAACTCGTCAAGGCGCTGCGCGCCACCGGACACGTGAAGGTGATCTTCTTCAACGATCCGCAGCTCATCCGTGAGGGCCTGACCCGCCACTGGAAGGGCCACGACGACCACCTGCACGTGCGGTTCTGCGAGAAGGTCCACCCCAACGCCGCCTACCGGTGCTGA
- a CDS encoding Crp/Fnr family transcriptional regulator — protein MDDVLRRAPLFAALDDEAAAALRASMSEVTLNRGESVFHEGDPGDRLYVVIEGKIKLGRTSSDGRENLLAVLGPGEMFGELSLFDPGPRTATATALTESKLLGLGHEDLRPWLTGRPEVAEALLQAIARRLRRTNETMADLVFSDVPGRVAKALLDLSKRFGMPTDEGIHVAHDLTQEELAQLVGASRETVNKALADFASRGWIRLEARAVVLLDPERLARRSR, from the coding sequence GTGGACGACGTTCTTCGGCGTGCGCCGCTGTTTGCGGCGCTGGATGACGAAGCGGCGGCAGCGCTGCGTGCCTCGATGAGTGAGGTCACCCTGAACCGCGGCGAGTCGGTGTTTCATGAGGGTGACCCAGGCGACCGGCTGTACGTCGTCATCGAGGGAAAGATCAAGCTCGGCCGTACCTCGAGCGACGGCCGCGAGAACCTGCTGGCTGTACTCGGGCCGGGCGAGATGTTCGGCGAGCTGTCGCTGTTCGACCCGGGTCCGCGCACCGCGACCGCGACCGCGCTGACCGAGAGCAAGCTGCTCGGGCTCGGCCACGAGGATCTGCGTCCCTGGCTGACCGGGCGGCCGGAGGTGGCGGAAGCGCTGCTGCAGGCGATCGCCCGGCGGCTCCGCCGGACCAACGAGACCATGGCCGACCTGGTGTTCAGCGACGTGCCGGGCCGGGTGGCCAAGGCGCTGCTGGACCTGTCGAAGCGGTTCGGGATGCCCACCGACGAGGGCATCCACGTCGCTCACGACCTCACCCAAGAGGAGCTCGCCCAGCTCGTCGGGGCGTCCCGGGAGACGGTGAACAAGGCGCTGGCGGACTTCGCCAGCCGCGGCTGGATCCGGCTCGAGGCGCGCGCGGTCGTCCTGCTGGACCCCGAGCGGCTGGCCCGCCGATCGCGCTGA
- a CDS encoding peptidoglycan-binding protein gives MGGRWSWLLRFASGIAVLSAILWAFDATQPRTKVSSPAEPAVSGSGQRVGVNLLSEHCPVVMAYGEKDACVVELQRLLNRAGAGLEVDGDFGPLTRMRVEVFQIRAGLRNTGLVDEETKRALYAGKARLTTWPRERVVRRIHEVFAEDPDRAVAVANCQSNLDPLHVEVNPSGIRNWGLFQIYGGYTLAELGGTPERALDPEWNIQAAHRLWAKTRDFRAWQCGRAVMPYSPSPG, from the coding sequence GTGGGCGGGCGCTGGAGCTGGCTGCTCAGATTCGCCTCGGGCATCGCCGTGCTCTCAGCGATCCTGTGGGCGTTCGACGCCACCCAGCCCCGAACCAAGGTCTCCAGCCCGGCAGAGCCCGCCGTGTCGGGCAGCGGTCAGCGCGTCGGCGTCAACCTCTTATCCGAGCACTGCCCCGTGGTCATGGCGTACGGGGAGAAGGACGCCTGCGTGGTCGAGCTGCAGCGTCTACTCAATCGGGCCGGCGCCGGGCTGGAGGTGGACGGTGACTTCGGGCCGCTGACCCGCATGCGGGTCGAGGTCTTCCAGATACGCGCCGGACTGCGAAACACCGGGTTGGTCGACGAGGAGACCAAGCGTGCCCTGTACGCGGGCAAGGCGCGGCTGACCACCTGGCCGCGCGAACGGGTGGTGCGCCGCATCCACGAAGTCTTCGCCGAGGACCCGGACCGGGCCGTCGCGGTCGCCAACTGCCAGTCCAACCTGGACCCGCTTCATGTCGAGGTGAACCCCAGCGGTATCCGCAACTGGGGCCTGTTCCAGATCTACGGCGGTTACACGCTCGCCGAGCTCGGCGGCACCCCGGAGCGTGCCCTCGACCCGGAGTGGAACATCCAGGCGGCCCATCGTCTCTGGGCCAAGACGCGTGACTTCCGCGCCTGGCAGTGCGGCCGGGCCGTCATGCCGTACTCCCCATCCCCGGGATAG